The following proteins are encoded in a genomic region of Amycolatopsis sulphurea:
- a CDS encoding RNaseH domain-containing protein, which yields MPAKPKYEDLKLAAFQLRTDVPWERRLYLLRFPEPWKKPLTTLAKARRNGEEIRSVPITLLNDVIAALVPDVITVATRATIGENAPWIYSDVEVNTESLFAIIATWIRATAADPAKAEAILGRLHQSDLVWTPLDVDFTTLTSDSADEVQSDELYRLLPHVIAAELSAPGLQHVHLMPKNPDADPADAEPADVEQVISQFHRTPAEQGACVMNWPPHRMPHRPLSYMINITAQSRAFNSQPLVHISVGTRRWAHKEAKLSFNQGHSVYMLPSLPWLPGLNQSRSFLVASIESWKKDAPNTDQGFEYSARWSGGKIGKILRELGLSEKLPDPEVLKSKPTTYLAAPNAAALVFRNGMYSFDHPVAPGTSLADKVPIVEWVTNTLADRLVPVENLRKGSQVFLDAKKLKESKFAASEAAQLRKAIADTIGETLGVDIFYDTTHTKNYARATLSRLLGIEVPEDTDRLTGKPETIVTDELTILTTVRPVGAWGGGLAGDDTTITNKDRFQAAVNSRIDKIGDELGNAEVPTISLVEIKGKKSYAGKQRTSDPKFAIKVGLSRTGRLSQCVTEAPEPVPAEGDQGATASDSSLEKMRFSWYDLLRQLGVRTTDLPVQPEGTSVREAPAYLAFWLVRQNQRSRWEGITRQVPVAVLIDPTGRHVQACAPNVRWTPLHRAQHEISRHHMLTDQKRTPEEITRFFEQVLRSVARQYPSLLLLTSAQNLRWGWPHLNNPDMAIDTIKFGQQPQDISRYPGLRHVRLRTTERHEVPDTWAANTKEEGHSAGYWIAEDRIYFSTGEKPRTASSAVKSASKVVPRWRKGELVNPSTKSMVWNARALEFTVAAIQPGDVPEDWAALTHDLRWATPHYDYSIALPWPLAVAKQIAQYIMPLDLLDDVDEIEADSSSPVDDGN from the coding sequence ATGCCAGCCAAGCCCAAGTACGAAGACCTCAAGCTCGCCGCATTCCAGCTGCGGACCGACGTCCCGTGGGAGCGCCGCCTGTACCTGTTGCGTTTCCCTGAGCCCTGGAAGAAGCCGTTGACCACCCTCGCCAAGGCACGTCGGAACGGCGAGGAAATCCGCTCGGTCCCGATCACGCTGCTCAACGACGTGATCGCGGCCCTGGTACCCGACGTCATCACAGTCGCTACGCGCGCGACGATCGGTGAGAACGCGCCGTGGATCTACAGCGATGTCGAGGTGAACACCGAGTCGCTGTTCGCCATCATCGCGACCTGGATCCGCGCTACGGCAGCCGACCCGGCCAAGGCCGAAGCGATCCTGGGCAGGCTGCACCAATCCGATCTTGTCTGGACTCCGTTAGATGTCGACTTCACCACGTTGACCTCCGACAGCGCCGACGAGGTCCAGTCCGACGAACTCTACCGCCTCCTGCCGCACGTCATCGCTGCAGAACTGAGCGCACCGGGACTCCAGCATGTGCACCTGATGCCGAAGAATCCCGATGCGGACCCTGCGGACGCCGAACCGGCTGACGTCGAGCAGGTGATCTCGCAGTTCCACCGGACACCCGCCGAGCAGGGCGCGTGCGTGATGAACTGGCCACCGCACCGTATGCCCCACCGGCCCTTGTCCTACATGATCAATATTACGGCTCAAAGCCGGGCGTTCAACTCGCAGCCGCTGGTACACATCTCCGTGGGGACGCGCAGGTGGGCGCATAAAGAAGCCAAGCTGAGCTTCAACCAGGGGCACAGCGTTTACATGCTGCCTTCCCTGCCGTGGCTGCCGGGACTGAACCAATCACGCAGCTTCCTCGTGGCATCGATCGAGTCTTGGAAGAAGGACGCGCCGAACACCGATCAGGGCTTTGAGTACTCAGCTCGCTGGTCAGGTGGAAAGATCGGGAAGATCCTCCGGGAACTCGGACTTTCCGAGAAGCTTCCCGACCCCGAGGTGCTCAAGAGCAAACCCACCACGTACCTGGCAGCGCCCAACGCCGCGGCGCTCGTCTTCCGCAACGGCATGTACTCCTTCGACCACCCCGTCGCCCCAGGGACGTCCCTCGCGGACAAGGTCCCGATCGTCGAATGGGTCACCAACACCCTCGCCGATCGACTGGTTCCCGTCGAGAACCTGCGCAAGGGCTCCCAAGTGTTCCTGGACGCCAAGAAGCTCAAGGAGTCCAAATTCGCCGCCTCGGAGGCAGCCCAACTGCGCAAGGCCATCGCGGACACCATCGGCGAGACCCTGGGCGTCGATATCTTCTACGACACCACTCACACCAAGAACTACGCCCGTGCCACCCTGTCCAGGCTGCTCGGCATCGAAGTACCCGAGGACACAGACCGCCTCACCGGAAAACCCGAAACCATCGTCACCGACGAACTCACCATCCTCACTACCGTGCGCCCCGTCGGCGCATGGGGCGGCGGGCTAGCCGGCGACGACACGACGATCACCAACAAGGACCGCTTCCAAGCGGCCGTCAACAGTCGTATCGATAAGATCGGCGATGAGCTTGGAAACGCCGAGGTGCCAACCATCTCGCTCGTCGAGATCAAGGGCAAGAAGTCGTACGCCGGCAAACAACGAACCTCCGACCCAAAGTTCGCGATCAAGGTCGGCCTGTCCCGGACCGGACGGCTGTCCCAATGCGTCACCGAAGCCCCAGAACCGGTCCCGGCCGAAGGTGATCAAGGAGCAACCGCATCTGACTCGAGCCTGGAGAAGATGCGTTTCAGTTGGTATGACCTACTGCGCCAACTGGGAGTCCGTACCACCGACCTTCCAGTCCAACCGGAAGGAACAAGCGTCCGCGAGGCACCCGCTTACCTCGCGTTCTGGCTGGTCCGCCAGAACCAGCGCAGTCGTTGGGAAGGCATCACGCGTCAGGTTCCCGTTGCGGTCCTCATCGACCCGACCGGACGGCATGTTCAGGCTTGCGCGCCCAACGTCCGGTGGACCCCGCTGCACCGCGCACAGCACGAGATCAGTCGGCATCACATGCTCACGGACCAGAAGCGGACCCCCGAAGAGATCACCCGCTTCTTCGAGCAGGTCCTTCGCAGTGTTGCCCGCCAGTACCCGTCGCTGCTGTTGCTCACCAGCGCCCAGAATCTCAGGTGGGGTTGGCCGCACCTCAACAACCCCGACATGGCAATCGATACCATCAAGTTCGGCCAACAACCCCAAGACATCAGCCGCTACCCCGGCCTCCGGCATGTCCGTCTGCGCACGACCGAACGCCACGAGGTACCCGACACGTGGGCTGCCAACACCAAGGAAGAAGGCCACTCCGCCGGCTACTGGATCGCTGAGGATCGCATCTACTTCAGCACTGGCGAAAAGCCCCGCACGGCCAGCAGCGCAGTCAAGAGCGCATCGAAGGTCGTACCCCGATGGCGAAAGGGGGAACTGGTTAACCCATCAACCAAATCGATGGTGTGGAACGCTCGCGCACTCGAGTTCACCGTCGCAGCAATCCAGCCCGGCGACGTCCCAGAAGACTGGGCTGCACTCACGCACGATCTCCGCTGGGCCACCCCGCACTACGACTATTCCATCGCCCTACCGTGGCCACTCGCGGTCGCCAAGCAAATCGCTCAGTACATCATGCCCCTAGACCTTCTCGACGACGTGGACGAAATCGAGGCAGACAGCTCATCACCTGTCGATGACGGGAACTAG
- a CDS encoding serine/threonine-protein kinase, translating to MPIVGDLLQRPTYEILQTIGEGNVGVCRLARHDIFDRDVVQKTISLLSVPDGVAREPHLLKEARHKHLIEVWDAQWEPDPQFRGLDAVTFICDYYPGGSVYDALMDGHGFGLADAMRICGQVLDALEYLHQDRAYVHRDVKPDNILLDQSRENAVLADLGSAGKIDPRTGTAPDYGGTPLYLAPEAKSTGHVTLRSDLYSLGVTTVEMLAGRFPYEQIQFSEVDTRLAAGKRAMTDRWYTFPPHVPPNVRKFVSSLVRVEPARRPDTARSALRKLNGLQYVDWRRVSGADLLGEWVGTWPPTKIPARRRHYRVQAIEVARGRHAGRVQVTAEWQRPGSPWRSIRRLTSYTDAGDAKALTEFFRQVESLAQASPA from the coding sequence ATGCCCATCGTCGGAGACCTCCTTCAACGGCCCACCTACGAGATCCTCCAAACAATCGGGGAGGGCAACGTCGGCGTCTGCCGGCTTGCGAGGCACGACATCTTCGATCGCGACGTCGTACAGAAAACGATCTCCCTCCTCAGCGTGCCCGACGGGGTGGCCCGCGAGCCGCACCTGTTGAAGGAGGCCCGGCACAAGCATCTGATCGAGGTGTGGGACGCCCAATGGGAACCCGACCCCCAGTTCCGTGGTCTGGACGCCGTGACCTTCATCTGCGACTACTACCCAGGAGGGAGCGTCTACGACGCGCTCATGGACGGGCACGGATTCGGCTTGGCCGACGCGATGAGGATCTGCGGCCAGGTGCTGGACGCCCTGGAGTACCTGCATCAGGATCGCGCGTACGTGCACAGGGACGTCAAGCCCGACAACATCCTTCTCGACCAGTCGCGGGAGAACGCAGTCCTCGCTGACCTAGGCTCCGCCGGCAAAATCGACCCGCGTACTGGCACAGCGCCGGACTACGGGGGCACGCCTTTGTACCTCGCACCCGAGGCCAAGTCCACTGGGCATGTGACCCTCAGATCGGATCTGTACTCGCTCGGAGTCACAACAGTCGAGATGCTCGCTGGCAGGTTCCCGTACGAGCAGATCCAGTTTTCCGAGGTTGACACCCGCCTTGCCGCGGGGAAGCGCGCAATGACCGACCGGTGGTATACGTTCCCGCCGCACGTGCCGCCCAACGTGAGGAAGTTTGTCAGTTCACTGGTGCGGGTGGAACCTGCAAGGAGGCCAGACACAGCACGCTCCGCGCTCCGCAAGCTCAACGGGCTGCAATACGTTGACTGGCGACGTGTATCAGGGGCAGACCTGCTCGGCGAGTGGGTTGGCACCTGGCCACCCACCAAAATCCCCGCGAGGCGCCGACACTACCGCGTCCAAGCGATCGAAGTGGCGCGTGGACGTCACGCCGGACGGGTACAAGTAACCGCCGAGTGGCAGAGGCCGGGCAGCCCTTGGCGAAGCATCCGCCGGCTAACCAGCTACACGGACGCGGGAGACGCGAAGGCGCTGACCGAGTTCTTCAGGCAGGTGGAGTCCCTTGCCCAGGCGTCACCGGCCTGA
- a CDS encoding cyclase family protein, with amino-acid sequence MSELDAPAARPLADLPDYTALLARTDAPAGSSWGLFGPDDQLGTLNFLSLNDLHAAAGEIRTGTAYSLDLPSTAISTSLAPTRKPIEHHIFQRTPFHRDEWLDGFYTQYGSQLDGLRHIGHPEHGFYNGADAGRFVPGDETLSIHHLATLPIAGRAVLLDVDRHLRLRGKPIDPHSSRAITAQELEDTRAAQGTDVHPGDIVLIRFGWMHWYLTQADPHIKKSLHSSQIHPGLAQSHDILAWLWDHRVSLVAADNFALECWPAAPDSPFFIRAERETGERDPHSGIMHRALIGLLGMPIGELWNLDALAAACANDNQWSFLLTVAPLTIVGGVGSPANAIAMR; translated from the coding sequence ATGTCCGAACTCGACGCCCCCGCCGCCCGGCCCCTAGCCGATCTGCCCGACTACACCGCCCTGCTCGCCCGCACCGACGCGCCGGCCGGCTCCAGCTGGGGCCTGTTCGGCCCAGACGACCAGCTCGGCACCCTGAACTTCCTGTCCCTCAACGACTTGCACGCCGCAGCAGGCGAAATCCGCACCGGAACCGCGTACTCCCTCGACCTGCCCTCGACCGCGATCAGCACCTCACTCGCGCCGACCCGCAAACCGATCGAGCACCACATCTTCCAGCGCACCCCGTTCCACCGCGACGAATGGCTCGACGGGTTCTACACCCAGTACGGCAGCCAACTCGACGGGCTCCGCCACATCGGCCACCCCGAACACGGCTTCTACAACGGCGCCGACGCCGGCCGCTTCGTCCCCGGCGACGAGACGCTCAGCATCCACCACCTCGCCACCCTGCCCATCGCAGGCCGCGCTGTCCTGCTCGACGTCGACCGTCACCTCCGCCTCCGCGGCAAACCGATCGACCCCCACTCCAGCCGCGCGATCACCGCGCAAGAACTGGAGGACACCCGCGCCGCGCAAGGCACCGACGTCCACCCCGGCGACATCGTCCTCATCCGTTTCGGGTGGATGCACTGGTACCTCACCCAAGCCGATCCGCACATCAAGAAAAGCTTGCACAGCAGCCAGATTCACCCCGGGCTCGCCCAGTCGCACGACATCCTCGCCTGGCTATGGGACCACCGCGTCAGCCTCGTCGCCGCGGACAACTTCGCCCTCGAATGCTGGCCCGCCGCACCCGACAGCCCGTTCTTCATCCGCGCCGAGCGAGAAACCGGCGAGCGTGACCCACATTCGGGCATCATGCACCGCGCCCTTATCGGTCTCCTCGGCATGCCCATTGGCGAACTCTGGAACCTCGACGCACTCGCCGCCGCCTGCGCCAACGACAACCAGTGGTCATTCCTGCTCACCGTGGCACCACTGACGATCGTCGGCGGCGTTGGCTCCCCGGCCAACGCCATCGCCATGCGATGA
- a CDS encoding IclR family transcriptional regulator domain-containing protein, with the protein MTDEHERRDHLQTLERGLQVIAAFSGRGPLLGLSELASATGLSKPIVRRIMLTLERLGYARTSDGRFGLTPKVLALGYAYLSSVRLTDVARPLMEELTDKLGVGTSLAALDGSDVVYVDRVQRGRITSVNLAVGTRLPAHATSMGHVLLAFAAQTDVDAVLGDGPLEALTESTLTDPAALRERLAVVRERGWDAVDQELELGRRSAAAPVFDSDGRAIAALSLSCGTLACTMQRLTEEYLPPLRDTAHTISEALGAGARTS; encoded by the coding sequence TTGACCGACGAGCACGAACGGCGAGACCACCTGCAGACGCTGGAACGCGGATTGCAGGTGATCGCAGCCTTCTCCGGGCGAGGTCCTCTGCTCGGACTGAGCGAACTCGCGTCCGCGACGGGACTGTCCAAACCGATCGTTCGGCGGATCATGCTGACCCTGGAACGCCTCGGTTACGCCCGGACGAGCGATGGTCGCTTCGGCCTGACCCCGAAAGTGCTGGCCCTCGGGTACGCCTACCTGTCCTCGGTGCGGCTGACCGACGTGGCCCGTCCGCTGATGGAGGAGCTCACCGACAAGCTCGGCGTCGGCACCTCGCTCGCCGCACTCGACGGATCGGATGTCGTCTACGTCGACCGCGTCCAGCGCGGCCGCATCACCAGCGTCAACCTCGCCGTCGGCACCCGGCTACCGGCACACGCCACGTCCATGGGCCATGTGTTGCTCGCATTCGCCGCGCAAACCGACGTCGACGCCGTCCTCGGCGACGGCCCACTGGAGGCCTTGACCGAATCGACCCTGACCGACCCGGCCGCGCTGCGCGAACGGCTCGCCGTGGTCCGTGAACGCGGCTGGGACGCCGTCGACCAGGAACTCGAACTCGGACGACGCTCCGCCGCGGCCCCGGTCTTCGACAGCGACGGCCGCGCGATCGCCGCCCTCTCCCTGTCTTGCGGCACCCTCGCCTGCACGATGCAACGCCTCACCGAGGAGTACCTCCCGCCGCTGCGCGACACCGCCCACACGATCAGCGAAGCCCTCGGCGCCGGGGCCCGCACCAGCTGA
- a CDS encoding dioxygenase, with protein MTNDRVLTVVEDLERTLVEFIRKHGITHAEYRAATDLIIAEVEAGEASLLFDVFLEAAATDMDNHGRTGSIEAIEGPFYLPGAPWLEGPPYVMPQRPDEAGVPLIFHGRVTSETGRPLAEVEFDLWHADAAGQYSQIHPNIPDWNLRGRFRSDANGVFSVRTIAPPPYEIPKNGPTGTVLDALGRHFFRPAHLHVKLRHEYFGERTSQLYFPGGEYLDSDVANAVRDELVLDVTFVEGAAAADGKSSVDARYDFAFAPAVSDA; from the coding sequence ATGACGAACGACCGGGTCCTCACCGTCGTGGAGGATCTTGAGCGCACGCTCGTGGAGTTCATCCGCAAACACGGCATCACCCACGCCGAATACCGGGCCGCGACCGATCTGATCATCGCCGAGGTTGAGGCGGGCGAGGCCAGCCTGCTATTCGATGTGTTCCTCGAAGCCGCGGCCACCGACATGGACAACCACGGCCGAACCGGCAGCATCGAGGCGATCGAAGGACCCTTCTACCTGCCCGGCGCGCCGTGGCTGGAGGGCCCGCCGTATGTGATGCCGCAGCGCCCGGACGAAGCCGGCGTGCCGCTGATCTTCCACGGGCGGGTCACCTCCGAGACCGGCCGGCCGCTCGCGGAGGTGGAATTCGATCTCTGGCACGCCGACGCGGCCGGCCAGTACTCGCAGATCCACCCGAACATTCCGGACTGGAACCTGCGTGGCCGGTTCCGCAGCGACGCCAACGGCGTCTTCTCGGTGCGCACCATCGCACCGCCGCCCTACGAGATCCCGAAGAACGGCCCCACCGGCACCGTGCTCGACGCGTTGGGCCGGCACTTCTTCCGTCCCGCGCACCTGCACGTCAAGCTGCGCCACGAGTACTTCGGCGAGCGCACCTCGCAGCTGTACTTCCCCGGCGGCGAATACCTCGACAGCGATGTCGCCAACGCTGTGCGCGACGAGCTGGTCCTGGACGTGACATTCGTCGAGGGCGCCGCAGCGGCCGACGGAAAGTCCTCTGTGGACGCCCGGTACGACTTCGCCTTCGCACCGGCGGTGTCGGATGCCTGA